A portion of the Fusobacterium nucleatum genome contains these proteins:
- a CDS encoding V-type ATP synthase subunit I, with protein sequence MAIVKMKKFKLFALEKDRKPLLKELQKFDYVHFIKTSNEENEDLKEVQIPENINLLKEKSQKVKWMINYLLKLFPKEAKEEISNNLTEHLLFVQIEQQADKYDFNKDYETLDRISKEIETNKEEIINLEIRKKEIDSWRNIKEPIENLKAFKTAKILLGTVPKRSFEILKDSIRNFDKTYVEEISQDSTMVNLMVLGSKLEEKELRNQLKIHSFTELNFDFKGTFEEEFEKIKLREEEIKKANNKLKNTAEKLLKILSKLEVQDNYLDNLLLRENIVSNFKKTDTVDIVEGYIPADMEYEFKKLITRISSRNNYLEISDVDKDNPEVPILLKNSGVTGLFESITQMYALPKYNEIDPTPILSIFYWVFFGMMVADFAYGLILCLASGIALMVGNFNETTRKFLKFFFALSFSTMIWGLLYGSAFGDLIKLPTQVLDSSKDFMSILILSIIFGAAHLIMGLAIKAYVLIKNGHFMDAVYDVFLWYLTLASLILLILAGRFEFSEFTKNILIVCAVVGMLGIVAFGARDAETLMGRIGGGIYSLYGVTSYIGDFVSYLRLMALGLAGGFIAGAINIIVRMLVSGGIFGIILGIVIFAFGQVFNIFLSVLSAYVHTSRLMYVEFFSKFYEGGGKAFKKFRV encoded by the coding sequence ATGGCAATAGTTAAAATGAAAAAATTTAAATTATTTGCTCTTGAAAAAGATAGAAAACCTTTATTAAAAGAGTTACAGAAATTTGATTATGTTCATTTCATCAAAACCTCAAATGAAGAAAATGAAGATTTAAAGGAGGTACAAATTCCTGAAAATATTAATCTGCTTAAAGAAAAAAGCCAAAAAGTTAAGTGGATGATAAATTATTTATTAAAACTTTTTCCTAAGGAAGCAAAGGAAGAAATTTCAAATAATCTCACTGAGCACTTACTTTTTGTACAAATAGAACAACAAGCAGATAAATACGATTTTAATAAAGATTATGAAACTTTGGATAGAATAAGTAAAGAAATTGAAACTAATAAAGAGGAAATTATAAATCTTGAAATTAGAAAAAAAGAGATTGATAGTTGGAGAAATATAAAAGAACCAATTGAAAATTTAAAAGCTTTTAAAACAGCAAAAATACTTTTGGGTACTGTGCCAAAGAGAAGTTTTGAAATTTTGAAGGATAGTATAAGAAATTTTGATAAAACATATGTGGAAGAAATTTCACAAGATTCAACTATGGTAAATTTGATGGTTTTAGGTTCAAAATTAGAAGAAAAAGAGCTAAGAAATCAGTTGAAGATTCATAGTTTTACAGAACTTAATTTTGATTTTAAAGGTACTTTTGAGGAAGAGTTTGAAAAGATAAAATTGAGAGAAGAAGAAATAAAAAAAGCTAATAATAAGTTAAAAAATACAGCAGAAAAACTTTTAAAAATTCTTTCAAAACTAGAAGTACAGGATAATTATTTGGATAATCTCTTATTGAGAGAAAATATAGTTTCTAATTTTAAAAAGACAGATACTGTGGATATTGTAGAAGGCTACATTCCAGCAGATATGGAATATGAATTTAAAAAACTTATCACAAGGATTTCAAGTAGAAATAATTATTTAGAGATTTCAGATGTAGATAAGGATAATCCAGAGGTACCAATTTTATTAAAAAATTCTGGAGTGACTGGTTTATTTGAGTCTATAACTCAAATGTATGCGTTACCTAAATATAATGAAATTGACCCTACACCAATATTATCAATATTTTATTGGGTTTTCTTTGGAATGATGGTGGCAGATTTTGCTTATGGCTTAATATTATGCTTAGCGTCAGGTATTGCATTGATGGTGGGAAACTTTAATGAAACAACTAGAAAATTTTTAAAATTTTTCTTTGCATTAAGTTTTTCAACTATGATATGGGGATTACTCTACGGTAGTGCTTTTGGTGATTTAATTAAATTGCCAACACAAGTTTTAGATTCATCAAAAGACTTTATGTCAATTTTAATACTTTCAATAATATTTGGAGCAGCTCATTTAATAATGGGCTTAGCTATTAAAGCATATGTACTTATAAAAAATGGGCATTTTATGGACGCTGTATATGATGTTTTCTTATGGTATTTAACTTTGGCAAGTTTGATTCTACTTATTCTTGCAGGAAGATTTGAATTTAGTGAATTCACAAAAAATATTCTTATAGTATGTGCTGTTGTAGGAATGTTAGGAATTGTAGCTTTTGGAGCTAGAGATGCTGAAACTTTAATGGGAAGAATAGGTGGAGGAATTTATTCATTATATGGAGTTACATCATATATAGGAGATTTTGTTTCTTATTTAAGGCTTATGGCATTGGGTTTAGCAGGAGGTTTTATAGCAGGGGCTATAAATATTATTGTAAGAATGCTTGTAAGTGGAGGAATATTTGGGATTATACTGGGAATAGTGATATTTGCATTTGGGCAAGTATTTAATATATTCTTGAGTGTTCTGTCTGCTTATGTACATACTTCTAGGCTTATGTATGTGGAATTTTTCTCAAAATTCTATGAAGGTGGAGGAAAAGCATTTAAAAAATTTAGAGTGTAA
- a CDS encoding MerR family transcriptional regulator, whose product MKELYSIGEVSEIMGVSVQTLRYYSNINLILPKYVNPSTGYRYYSVDQFHFIDRIKYLQKLGLCLKEIKEILSENNISTLIKYLDKYKNYIEEEINKLKDTIDSIEWYKNYFTYIGENVDDHSYILHFEKRYVVAVKILENEPKEDFHIRLNELRNNEKYKNLKYMRQFLYIADYDALIEGNLKPYYLGMFIKESPNILSENIIEIPAGNYLCFKARILSETWNPYFAKLFFHGKEKPTIVLANEYENNLHEYLSSVYELQILILEKN is encoded by the coding sequence ATGAAAGAATTATACTCTATAGGTGAAGTTTCGGAAATTATGGGAGTTTCTGTTCAAACATTAAGATATTATAGCAATATAAATTTAATTCTCCCTAAATATGTTAATCCTTCAACAGGGTATCGTTATTATTCTGTAGATCAATTTCATTTTATTGATAGAATAAAATATCTTCAAAAATTAGGACTTTGTCTTAAAGAAATTAAAGAGATATTATCTGAAAATAATATTAGTACTCTTATAAAATATTTAGATAAATATAAAAATTATATTGAAGAAGAAATAAATAAGTTAAAAGATACAATAGATAGTATTGAATGGTATAAAAATTATTTTACTTATATAGGAGAAAATGTAGATGATCATTCTTATATTCTCCATTTTGAAAAAAGGTATGTGGTTGCTGTAAAAATTTTGGAAAATGAACCTAAAGAGGATTTTCATATTAGATTAAATGAGCTAAGAAATAATGAAAAGTATAAAAATCTAAAATATATGAGGCAATTTTTATACATTGCAGATTATGATGCCTTAATAGAAGGGAACTTGAAACCCTATTATCTTGGAATGTTTATAAAAGAATCTCCAAATATTTTATCAGAGAATATTATTGAAATTCCAGCTGGCAATTATTTATGTTTTAAAGCTAGAATTTTAAGTGAAACTTGGAATCCTTACTTTGCCAAACTTTTCTTTCATGGAAAAGAGAAACCTACAATAGTTTTAGCCAATGAATATGAAAATAATCTTCATGAATATCTATCTTCTGTCTATGAATTACAAATTTTGATTCTAGAAAAAAATTAA
- a CDS encoding DMT family transporter — translation MKKISYLFIIAAAILWGSIGLFSKIAGNKGFTPIDICFIRSLFSVAILGIFFSIKDRNIFKLESVADMKYFIGTGIISFSLYNWSYIAAIKETSMGVAAILLYTAPSIIMILSVFLFHEKITRIKILVIIITFIGCMMVTGIFEGDNIISWKGFLYGVLSGIGYGLYSIFGKYALKKYSSVTVVFYTFLMSTFLFSVIGKPAIVISKINKSHSWIFIISFALFSAVIPYIFYTKGLSKIEASKASIIANIEPVIAAVIGVCIFSEKINFLKILGIILVLGAVCIINMTDKLEN, via the coding sequence ATGAAAAAAATATCATATTTATTTATAATTGCTGCTGCAATATTGTGGGGGAGTATTGGACTTTTTTCTAAAATTGCAGGAAATAAAGGTTTCACTCCTATAGATATATGCTTTATTCGTTCTTTATTTTCTGTGGCTATTTTAGGAATTTTCTTTTCTATAAAAGATAGAAATATTTTTAAATTAGAAAGTGTTGCAGACATGAAATATTTTATAGGAACTGGAATCATTAGTTTTTCCCTATATAATTGGAGCTATATTGCTGCAATTAAAGAAACATCTATGGGAGTTGCTGCTATTCTTTTGTATACGGCTCCTTCTATTATTATGATTCTTTCAGTATTTTTATTTCATGAAAAAATTACAAGGATAAAGATCTTGGTGATTATAATTACTTTTATTGGTTGTATGATGGTTACAGGAATTTTTGAAGGAGATAATATAATTTCTTGGAAAGGATTTCTATATGGAGTCCTTTCTGGAATAGGATATGGACTTTATAGTATTTTTGGAAAATATGCTCTTAAGAAATATTCATCAGTTACAGTAGTATTTTACACTTTTCTAATGTCAACATTTTTATTTAGTGTTATTGGAAAACCAGCTATAGTAATATCAAAAATAAATAAAAGTCATTCTTGGATTTTTATTATTAGTTTTGCTCTCTTTTCTGCTGTAATTCCTTATATATTTTATACAAAAGGGCTATCTAAAATAGAGGCTAGTAAAGCTTCTATAATTGCAAACATAGAACCAGTTATAGCTGCTGTTATAGGTGTTTGTATCTTTTCAGAAAAAATAAATTTTCTAAAAATATTAGGAATTATTTTAGTATTGGGAGCTGTTTGTATAATTAATATGACAGATAAATTAGAAAATTAA
- a CDS encoding aminotransferase class I/II-fold pyridoxal phosphate-dependent enzyme, which translates to MEKEYAEATELLYKGRKVKGMDFNKPEAFPLFTTTAFTMNSLTEVKKAYAEKYTYIRTCNPNRDALADMVTFLEAGEKSLIFSSGMGAITTTIMTILKPGDHVVCNRNIYGETFDVFTKLMPKFGISADLVDFDDIENCKKAIKAETKLIYSEVFANPTLNIADIPTLADIAHKNGALLMIDNTFSTPIAIKPIKFGADIVINSLTKFMNGHSDAIAGSITSTTEIIDAIHPVRMLCGTPGDPHAAHAMMKSFATMDLRLKKQMSNAAKLAAALEENKYVSKVNHPSLKSFSQHELALKLFTSNDTMSGMMSFIVPEDFEKIDKFMLRLNFAHYAMTLGGVRTTLVHPVTSSHSHMPDEARRAMGITPGLFRLSVGIEDVDDLIEDFNQALKVFGE; encoded by the coding sequence ATGGAAAAAGAATATGCAGAAGCTACAGAATTGCTTTATAAGGGAAGAAAAGTAAAAGGAATGGATTTTAATAAACCAGAAGCATTTCCATTATTTACTACAACAGCATTTACAATGAATAGTTTAACAGAAGTGAAAAAAGCATATGCTGAAAAATATACCTACATTAGAACATGTAATCCAAATAGAGATGCTCTTGCAGATATGGTTACATTTTTAGAAGCAGGTGAAAAATCTTTGATATTTTCATCAGGAATGGGAGCAATTACAACTACCATAATGACAATATTAAAACCAGGAGATCATGTTGTTTGTAACAGAAATATTTATGGTGAAACATTTGATGTATTTACAAAATTAATGCCAAAATTTGGGATTAGTGCAGATTTAGTAGATTTTGATGACATTGAAAATTGTAAAAAGGCAATTAAAGCTGAGACAAAATTAATTTATTCTGAAGTATTTGCAAACCCTACATTAAATATTGCAGATATCCCAACTTTAGCTGATATTGCACATAAAAATGGAGCATTGTTAATGATAGACAATACATTTTCAACACCAATCGCAATAAAACCCATTAAGTTTGGAGCAGATATTGTAATTAATAGTTTAACTAAATTTATGAATGGACATAGTGATGCTATTGCTGGTTCTATTACTTCAACTACTGAAATTATAGATGCTATACATCCTGTAAGAATGTTATGTGGTACTCCAGGAGATCCTCATGCAGCTCATGCTATGATGAAAAGTTTTGCAACTATGGATCTTCGTTTAAAAAAACAAATGTCTAATGCAGCAAAGTTAGCAGCAGCATTAGAAGAAAATAAATATGTATCTAAAGTAAATCATCCAAGCCTTAAAAGTTTTTCACAACATGAATTAGCTCTTAAATTATTTACTTCTAATGATACTATGAGTGGAATGATGAGTTTTATTGTTCCTGAAGATTTTGAAAAAATAGATAAATTTATGTTACGATTAAATTTTGCACACTATGCAATGACTCTTGGTGGTGTGCGTACAACACTTGTTCATCCAGTAACAAGTTCTCATAGTCATATGCCTGATGAAGCGAGAAGGGCTATGGGTATCACTCCTGGGTTGTTTAGATTATCAGTTGGAATAGAAGATGTAGATGATTTAATAGAAGACTTTAACCAAGCACTTAAAGTTTTTGGAGAATAA
- a CDS encoding trans-sulfuration enzyme family protein produces the protein MFKEFDETLSFETNILEAGAYFRLSTSNPEALPIHLTTAHNVEDLEDLQKRYDEKGFCYNRNRNPNRTALIELMNYVEGGEDSIGCSSGMAAISSSIIAHTKTGDHILSDKTLYGETLEIFTKILQKYGVETTFVDFTNIEEVKKNIKSNTVILYTETVSNPLIGVPNLKVLANIAHSNNAIFIVDNTFMTGALVQPLKFGADIVVNSLTKFANGHSDVVCGAATGKSELIKKIYELQVLLGTQSDPFSSWLTVRGMRTMELRIKKQCENASALALELEKSPYILKVNHPSLVNNPYHNLAHEQFGDYYGGMLSIELPEDLKKINKFMRTLKLAHYAMTLGGYRTSFAYPVMSSHSDMTRDERLAIGITDGLLRISVGIENIKDLINDFKNALEVAYGNK, from the coding sequence ATGTTTAAAGAATTTGATGAAACTTTATCTTTTGAAACAAATATTCTTGAAGCTGGAGCATATTTTAGATTATCTACTTCAAATCCTGAAGCATTACCAATACATCTGACTACAGCTCACAATGTGGAAGATTTAGAAGATTTACAAAAAAGATATGATGAAAAAGGATTTTGCTATAATCGTAATCGTAATCCAAACAGAACAGCTCTTATTGAATTAATGAATTATGTTGAAGGAGGTGAGGATTCTATTGGATGCTCCTCAGGAATGGCAGCGATTTCTTCAAGTATAATAGCACACACTAAAACAGGAGATCATATACTTTCAGATAAAACTCTTTATGGAGAAACTTTAGAAATATTTACAAAAATATTACAAAAATATGGAGTAGAAACTACATTTGTAGATTTTACTAATATAGAAGAAGTTAAGAAAAATATAAAATCAAATACTGTTATTCTTTATACTGAAACTGTTTCTAATCCATTAATTGGAGTTCCTAATTTAAAAGTATTGGCTAACATTGCTCATTCAAATAATGCTATTTTTATTGTAGATAATACATTTATGACAGGAGCTTTAGTACAACCTTTAAAATTTGGAGCTGATATTGTTGTAAATTCTTTAACTAAATTTGCAAATGGACATAGTGATGTTGTATGTGGAGCTGCCACAGGAAAATCTGAACTTATTAAAAAAATATATGAATTACAGGTTCTTCTTGGAACGCAATCTGATCCATTTTCAAGTTGGCTTACAGTGCGTGGAATGAGAACAATGGAATTAAGAATAAAAAAACAATGTGAAAATGCTTCTGCACTTGCTTTAGAACTTGAAAAGTCTCCTTATATTCTTAAAGTAAACCATCCAAGTCTTGTTAATAATCCTTATCATAATTTAGCTCATGAACAATTTGGAGATTATTATGGAGGAATGTTAAGTATTGAACTTCCAGAAGATTTAAAAAAAATAAATAAATTTATGAGAACTTTAAAGTTGGCTCACTATGCAATGACTCTTGGAGGATATAGAACTTCTTTTGCTTACCCTGTCATGAGTTCTCATAGTGATATGACTAGAGATGAAAGATTAGCAATCGGAATTACTGATGGATTATTAAGAATATCTGTTGGAATAGAAAATATAAAAGATTTAATAAATGATTTTAAAAATGCTCTTGAAGTAGCTTATGGAAATAAATAA
- a CDS encoding alanine/glycine:cation symporter family protein has translation MLSNILNGINDFLWGKPFTYFVLFIGLYFTVRSGFFSIFHFKHILKNTFGSMFSKEANSKKAGAVTPFEAVCVAIGGCVGCGNIGGVASAIAVGGPGAVFWMWIWAFFGMTVKCVETTLGCYYRSKDETGRYFGGSTYFMEKGISREMEFTKFGIGLAIAFGIGFIAQFLGGSQAYTISEVLNQSFGFNMIAVTVAYSLVLFYVIWKGTPRVAAFASKAVPFMCTLFIIGGVALIVANYQNVPHVVAMIFHDAFTGTAAVGGFVDSTVSQAISIGVARSINSNEAGQGSSPLIHGSANTIHPFRQGIWGSFEVFMDTIVVCSITALAVLCTGTWEEGYTGATLTIKAFEKVFGQFGSIYIGIMCALFGLTTTAGWYTYYIAVMRHGLRYKPILADKIELLFKFIFPLPNIIIVSSIVLTGNGPDLFWTIVNITLVAPVFTNLLGLFILRDKYFKLFKDYKARYMGIGEVDPNFFVFYEDNPEIKKAEDAVREKIKAIRDSVYQS, from the coding sequence ATGTTGTCAAATATTTTAAATGGAATTAATGATTTTTTATGGGGAAAACCGTTCACTTACTTTGTTTTATTTATTGGACTATATTTTACAGTTAGATCAGGTTTTTTTTCTATTTTTCACTTCAAACATATATTGAAAAATACATTTGGAAGTATGTTTAGCAAGGAAGCAAATTCAAAAAAAGCAGGTGCTGTTACTCCATTTGAAGCAGTTTGTGTAGCTATTGGAGGCTGTGTTGGCTGTGGTAATATAGGAGGAGTTGCTAGTGCTATTGCAGTTGGAGGACCAGGTGCTGTTTTTTGGATGTGGATTTGGGCATTTTTTGGAATGACTGTAAAATGTGTTGAGACAACTTTAGGATGTTATTATCGTTCAAAAGATGAAACTGGAAGATATTTTGGAGGATCTACCTATTTTATGGAAAAAGGAATTTCCAGAGAAATGGAATTTACTAAATTTGGAATAGGCTTAGCTATTGCATTTGGAATTGGATTCATAGCTCAATTTTTAGGTGGATCTCAAGCATATACTATATCAGAAGTTTTAAATCAATCTTTTGGATTTAATATGATAGCAGTAACAGTAGCTTATTCTCTTGTCCTTTTTTATGTTATTTGGAAAGGAACGCCAAGAGTAGCTGCATTTGCTTCTAAAGCTGTGCCATTTATGTGTACTTTATTTATAATTGGAGGAGTTGCCCTTATAGTAGCAAATTATCAAAATGTTCCTCATGTAGTTGCTATGATTTTTCATGATGCTTTTACTGGTACAGCAGCAGTTGGGGGTTTTGTAGATTCAACAGTTTCTCAAGCTATTTCCATTGGAGTAGCTCGTTCAATTAATTCAAATGAAGCAGGGCAAGGATCTTCTCCTTTGATTCATGGATCTGCTAATACAATCCATCCTTTCCGTCAAGGAATTTGGGGATCATTTGAGGTATTTATGGATACTATCGTCGTTTGTTCTATCACTGCTCTTGCTGTTCTTTGTACAGGAACTTGGGAAGAAGGATACACAGGAGCTACTTTAACTATCAAAGCTTTTGAAAAAGTATTTGGACAATTTGGTTCTATATATATTGGAATTATGTGTGCTCTATTTGGTCTTACTACAACTGCTGGTTGGTATACATATTACATTGCTGTTATGAGGCATGGTTTAAGATATAAACCTATATTGGCTGACAAGATAGAATTATTATTTAAATTTATATTTCCTTTACCAAATATCATTATCGTTTCTTCTATTGTATTAACTGGTAATGGACCTGATTTATTTTGGACAATAGTTAATATTACTCTGGTTGCTCCAGTATTTACAAATCTTTTAGGATTATTTATACTTAGAGATAAATATTTTAAACTTTTTAAAGATTATAAAGCACGTTATATGGGAATTGGTGAAGTAGATCCTAATTTCTTTGTTTTTTATGAGGATAATCCTGAAATTAAAAAAGCAGAAGATGCTGTAAGAGAAAAAATTAAAGCAATAAGAGATTCAGTATATCAGTCCTAG
- a CDS encoding thiamine phosphate synthase, whose amino-acid sequence MIENKIKLNIITNRKLCENENLEKQIEKIFSAYKRKIILEDFEIVALTLREKDLDKNEYLKLVEKIYPICQKYRIDLILHQNYDLNLDEKYNIGGIHLSYEIFKSLNKNIREELIKKYKKIGVSIHSIDEAKEVEMLGATYIVAGHIFETDCKKDLEPRGLKFIQELSSTLTIPIFVIGGMNQENSHLVINSGAFGVCMMSSLMRY is encoded by the coding sequence ATGATAGAAAATAAAATTAAATTGAATATTATCACTAATAGAAAATTATGTGAGAATGAAAATCTTGAAAAACAAATTGAAAAAATTTTTTCTGCTTATAAAAGAAAAATTATTTTAGAAGATTTTGAGATTGTTGCACTCACTTTAAGAGAAAAAGATTTAGATAAAAATGAATATTTAAAATTAGTTGAAAAGATTTATCCTATTTGTCAAAAATATAGAATAGATTTAATCTTACATCAGAATTATGATTTAAACTTAGATGAGAAATATAATATTGGGGGGATTCATTTAAGTTATGAAATTTTTAAATCTTTAAATAAAAATATTAGGGAAGAACTTATAAAGAAATATAAAAAGATAGGAGTTTCTATACATAGTATTGATGAAGCAAAAGAAGTAGAAATGTTAGGAGCAACTTATATAGTTGCAGGACATATATTTGAAACAGATTGTAAAAAAGATTTAGAGCCCAGAGGGTTAAAATTTATTCAAGAACTATCATCAACATTAACTATTCCAATATTTGTAATAGGTGGAATGAATCAAGAAAATTCTCACTTGGTTATAAATAGTGGAGCTTTTGGTGTATGTATGATGTCAAGCTTGATGAGGTATTAA
- the thiH gene encoding 2-iminoacetate synthase ThiH — protein MELENINSNIMDKVISEMNTYDYNSFSNEDVEEALNKDYLSVKDFQALLSPKAINYLEEKAEKAKEFKERYFGNSVYIFTPLYISNYCDNYCVYCGFNSHNKIKRAKLDFEQIEQELKEIAKSGLQEILILTGESERYSNIEYIGEACKLARKYFNNVGIEIYPVNVEDYKYLNSCGADYVTIFQETYNNEKYKKLHLEGHKKVFSYRFNSQERALMGGMRGVAFGALLGLDDFRKDAFSTGYHAYLLQKKYPYAEISISCPRLRPVINNLKVEKEIVTERELFQIVCAYRLFLPFANITISTRENSIFRDNIIKIAATKISAGVDTGIGAHTECSTKKGDEQFEIADKRTVAEIFEKVKSEDLQPVMNDYIYLKD, from the coding sequence ATGGAATTAGAAAATATTAATTCAAATATTATGGATAAAGTAATAAGTGAAATGAATACTTATGATTATAATTCTTTTTCAAATGAAGATGTGGAGGAAGCACTAAATAAGGATTATTTATCCGTAAAAGATTTTCAGGCACTTCTATCTCCAAAAGCTATAAATTATCTTGAAGAAAAGGCAGAGAAAGCAAAAGAATTTAAAGAAAGATATTTTGGAAATTCTGTGTATATATTCACCCCACTATATATTTCAAATTATTGTGATAATTACTGTGTTTATTGTGGTTTTAACTCACATAATAAGATAAAAAGAGCAAAATTAGATTTTGAGCAAATAGAACAGGAGTTAAAGGAAATTGCAAAAAGTGGATTGCAGGAAATATTGATACTTACAGGGGAAAGTGAAAGATATTCTAATATTGAGTATATAGGGGAAGCTTGTAAGTTAGCAAGAAAATATTTTAATAATGTAGGAATTGAAATATATCCAGTTAATGTAGAGGACTATAAGTATCTAAATTCTTGTGGAGCAGACTATGTAACTATTTTTCAAGAAACATATAACAATGAAAAGTATAAAAAACTACATTTAGAAGGGCATAAAAAAGTTTTCTCATATAGATTTAATTCACAAGAAAGAGCTTTAATGGGAGGTATGAGAGGAGTTGCCTTTGGTGCATTGTTGGGTTTAGATGATTTTAGAAAAGATGCTTTTTCAACTGGCTATCATGCTTATCTTTTACAGAAAAAATATCCTTATGCTGAAATTTCTATTTCTTGTCCAAGACTAAGACCTGTTATTAATAATTTAAAAGTAGAAAAAGAAATTGTCACAGAAAGAGAATTATTTCAAATTGTATGTGCATATAGGTTATTTTTACCCTTTGCAAATATAACAATATCTACAAGGGAAAACTCTATTTTTAGAGATAATATCATAAAAATAGCTGCAACAAAAATTTCAGCAGGAGTAGATACAGGAATAGGTGCACATACAGAATGCTCAACAAAAAAAGGTGATGAGCAATTTGAAATAGCAGATAAAAGAACAGTAGCTGAAATATTTGAAAAGGTAAAAAGTGAAGACTTACAACCTGTAATGAATGACTATATTTATTTAAAGGATTAA
- a CDS encoding thiazole synthase, which yields MKDSFKLGNKEFNSRFILGSGKYSNELINSAINYAEAEIVTVAMRRAVSGVQENILDYIPKNITLLPNTSGARNAEEAVKIARLARECIQGDFIKIEVIKDSKYLLPDNYETIKATEILAKEGFIVMPYMYPDLNVARALRDAGASCIMPLAAPIGSNRGLITKEFIQILIDEIDLPIIVDAGIGKPSQACEAIEMGVTAIMANTAIATANDIPRMARAFKYAIQAGREAYLAKLGRVLEKGASASSPLTGFLNGVE from the coding sequence ATGAAAGATAGTTTTAAACTTGGTAATAAAGAATTTAATTCAAGATTTATTCTTGGTTCAGGTAAATATTCAAATGAATTAATAAACAGTGCTATTAACTATGCAGAAGCTGAAATAGTAACTGTTGCAATGAGAAGGGCTGTCAGTGGAGTTCAAGAAAATATTTTAGACTATATTCCTAAGAATATAACTTTACTTCCTAATACTTCTGGTGCAAGAAATGCAGAAGAAGCAGTGAAAATAGCAAGACTTGCAAGAGAGTGTATTCAAGGAGATTTTATAAAAATTGAGGTAATCAAAGATAGTAAATATCTTTTACCTGATAACTATGAAACTATAAAGGCAACTGAAATCTTAGCAAAAGAAGGTTTTATTGTTATGCCATATATGTATCCAGATTTGAATGTTGCAAGAGCTTTAAGGGATGCAGGAGCAAGTTGTATAATGCCACTTGCTGCCCCAATAGGATCTAATAGGGGCTTAATAACAAAAGAATTTATACAGATTTTAATAGATGAGATAGATTTACCAATAATAGTTGATGCAGGTATAGGAAAACCTTCACAGGCTTGTGAAGCAATAGAAATGGGAGTAACTGCAATTATGGCTAATACTGCAATAGCAACTGCAAATGATATTCCAAGAATGGCAAGGGCTTTTAAGTATGCAATACAAGCTGGGAGAGAAGCTTATCTTGCAAAATTAGGTAGAGTTTTAGAAAAGGGTGCTTCTGCTTCTTCACCACTTACTGGATTTTTAAATGGGGTGGAATAA
- the thiF gene encoding sulfur carrier protein ThiS adenylyltransferase ThiF, producing the protein MELKEEDLLKRNVKGISKKLKKTRVCILGLGGLGSNVVVLLARSGIGSLKLVDFDIVEASNLNRQQYRISHIGLKKTEAMKSIIREINPFVEVDISDIKVDRENIYSIVGDIELVVEAFDRAETKAMTLEALLTNTNKIVVSASGMAGLGSANEIVTRKIKDNFYLIGDNYSDYEEYSGIMSTRVMICAAHQANMVLRLILEEKGE; encoded by the coding sequence ATGGAATTAAAAGAAGAAGATTTACTTAAAAGAAATGTAAAAGGCATATCTAAAAAATTAAAGAAAACAAGAGTTTGTATTTTAGGTTTGGGTGGCTTAGGTTCTAATGTAGTTGTCTTACTTGCAAGATCAGGGATAGGCTCTTTAAAATTAGTAGATTTTGATATTGTTGAAGCAAGTAATTTGAATAGACAGCAATATAGAATATCTCATATAGGATTGAAAAAAACAGAAGCAATGAAAAGTATTATAAGGGAGATTAATCCTTTTGTAGAAGTTGATATCTCGGATATAAAAGTAGATAGAGAAAATATATATTCAATAGTTGGAGATATTGAATTGGTTGTAGAAGCCTTTGATAGAGCTGAAACAAAAGCTATGACATTAGAAGCATTACTAACTAATACAAATAAAATAGTGGTATCTGCATCTGGAATGGCAGGTTTAGGTTCAGCAAATGAAATTGTTACAAGAAAGATTAAAGATAATTTTTATTTGATAGGAGACAATTATTCTGATTACGAAGAATATTCAGGTATTATGTCAACAAGAGTTATGATTTGTGCTGCCCACCAAGCCAATATGGTTTTAAGATTGATATTGGAGGAAAAAGGAGAATAA